The genomic segment AACACTCATTTAAAATTATAAAGCTTGATAATGCTTTGTATTTTACTAATTTTTTCCCATAAAAATAGACCGCCGGAGCGGTCTATTTGTAATATTATGAATCTGAAATATAGCTTATTGTGCTGGTGTAGGCGCAGGGGTTGTTGGTGCAGGAGCGGCTGTTTGCATGACTTGCCATACGTTCCAGCGACCCTGTTTTTCAATTTCCTGAATCAGACGATCAGCGACTTCAGCTTCTTGCGGATATTTAATTTTGTAATTATTCAGAACCTGAACAGCGTTCTTTTTATTCTCCATGGCAATGTAGTTATTTGCCGCAGATAAATAAGCTTCTTGAACACCTGCCTGCATTGCCTTGTCCAGATACTGAATTGCTTCGCGGTGACCACCACCTTCAGACAGACCAAAACCGAACCAGAAGTTTGCTTCAGCATCATCCTGGTTAATACGAAGAATGCGCTGTGCATAGGTCATTGATTTGGTGGTATAGATAGAACCCAAATCAAGATTACGTGCCATCACGCTGGCCTTAAATGCACGCATTAAGACATCAAATGAAGCATTCGGACGTGAAGCCAAAGTATCCAGCTGTTGAGAAACTTCGCGAAGTTTTGCTTCAAAACCACGGCGTTCCTGACGGTCGCTAAAGCGGGGTGGATAATGACGCGCTTTACCTTCTACCATCTGCAAGAAATCATCGATTTCGGTAATGTCGATTTCATTTTCATTGGCAAGTGCTGCATAACGCATACTGCGTGTATTGCTATCCACCATCGGGATGATCAGCTTGTTCACATCTAGGGTTAACTGTTTAGACGGATCTTTAGGATCAGTGACCACCATTTTCGTCACTGGCTGCGCAGCGGCTTTTTGCAAATGAACTTCAAATGGAGGTGGTTCGTTATAGTTAAATGGATTTAAAGCATAAAATGGCGGAGTAAGTTCAGGTTCAACAAAAACTACCTGATCAGCTGGTTTCTGTTCTTGTTTGCTTGAGGTCGGTGCCATAGAGCACGCCGTCATGGTAAAAGCTAAGCAAGCAATTGCTAAGGGCTTCAAGGTCATAATATCCGTCCATTCATGTTATTTTTTAAAACATCTATTCAAAAAATGCATGATCGTCAGTCTATGAAAAGTGCTGCGATCATGCAAGCAAATGCGTGTTACAAAAGAATTACGATTTATAGTCAGGCCTTGGACTGACTGGTTTGTGCTTCGCACTCACGGCGCGCATCTTCCAGAATTTTAAGTTCTTCCTTGCTAAACGGCTGTTCATTTAACTGGTTTTTCTTAAAAGTCGGGTCAAGCAGAGACAGGCGGTTGCACAGTGTATTCATGCGTTTTTCATTTTGTTGAATACGGTCAAGTAGAACACGCATACCTTCTAGAATCGGGTCTGTCTGATCCTGTGTAGTTGCATAAGGCTGGAAACCAATGCTTTCCGCATAATCACGACGACGTGCTTCAGCATCCTCTTTTGGCTGGTCTTTGGTAATAAATCGGGCAGGATTGCCGACCGCTGTGGTATTCGGCGGAACTGCTTTGGTAACCACAGCATTGGAACCAACCTTGGCATTTTTACCTACCGTGAATGGCCCCAGGATTTTAGCACCTGCACCAACAACAACACCATCTTCCAGAGTCGGGTGACGCTTGCCTTTATTCCAGGTGGTACCACCCAAAGTCACACCATGATACAAGGTGACATCATCGCCAATTTCCGCAGTTTCACCAATCACAACGCCCATGCCATGATCAATGAAAAAACGTTTACCAATCTTGGCACCTGGGTGAATTTCGATACCTGTTGCAAAACGGCTAAAAGAGGACAAAACACGCGCTGTACCTTTACAGTCTTTTTTCCATAGCTCATGTGCCATGCGATGCATAATCAGTGCATGGATGCCAGGGTAGGTGGTTAAGACTTCTAAGGTATTGCGTGCTGCAGGATCGCGCGCAAAGACAGCTTGGATATCTTCTTTGAGCTGTTTTAGCATTAGTTTTGATCCTCATCCTGTTGTGATGTATGGGAAGATTTTTTCCAGGTGCCGTTATTCAGTGCCTGAACACGAGTGAAAATACCACGAAGTAAGTGATATTCCATACGATCTAATTGTATACGTCCGAAAAGGCGACGCAAGCGTAAAGGAAGTAATCGTGGGTTTTTTGGATCCATAAATTCAATTTCTGCCAGCATTTTTTCCAGATGCGGGTAGAACTGTTCCATCTGTTCATGGGTCACCAGTGGTTCATCCCATTCCATTTCAATGCCATCAATGACTTGCATGGTGGCTTTTGGATCACGTGGGTGTTCAACCTGATCCAGTGCTGCCATACGCAGTTCATAGCAGATCACCTGAATGGCTTGAGCAACATTCAAAACACCATAATCCGTATTCACAGGAATGGTTAAGTGATAATTCGCCATTGCCAGTTCTTCATTGGTCAGACCGCGGTCTTCACGGCCAAACAGAATCGCAATTTCCTGTTTTTCTTGCACCACAGCAGAAAGTGCTTTTTCTGCCGCTGGACGGACATCTAGTAAAGGCCATGGAATGGTGCGGCTACGCGCACTGGTCCCAAAGACGATCTGGCAATCCTTAATGGCTTCTTCTAGCGTTTCTACGATTTCAATCTGCTCGATCAGATCGGTTGCACCTGCAGCTAGGGCATCAATGTCCGGATGTGGGTAGGTTTTAGGCGCAACCAGAACCAGCTTGCACAGGCCCATGGTTTTCATGGCACGTAAGGCACTACCAATATTGGCAGGCAGGGTAGTATTAACCATGACAATACGCACATGGGAGAGATGTGCTGAAACAGCAGCATTGTCAATTTGACTCATGATGATTCCAGTTTGGATATATTAAAATGGGAGATTTATGAATACTGCGGCTGAGATTCAGCTTCATATTGTGCCAGAGCATCGTCCATACTCATGTCAGCAGGTGGAGGCGGAACCTCGACCGGCTTGGCTTGTTCATAAGATACGGCACGTGCAGCTTTAGACTTCACCTGATACTCGATATAGAGCGCAGTCTTGCCAAAATAATCACGCAGCTTGGCGAGAAGATCATCCAGCGGCGCAACTTTCCAGCTTAAACCCAGATGCAGTTCGGCCGTGGCATAGCCATAATCCAGATATAGAATCACGGGAATATGCGTGCTCATGTCCACATTGGTATATGGCACTAGAATCTGCTGCAAGTCACGGCTGAGGGTTTTGCTGTAATGTTCAGCTTGCAAGGTAATCTTGATGCTGTTAGCACGTTTCTGACGGATTTCATTCAGACTAAAGGCCTTAGTTAAACGACCAAGTGGACGGTCAAAACCTTCACGTTCGTAGATTTCACCTTCAATCACTACCACTTTATCGACCTGAACGATGTCTTTAAAGCGCTGGAAGCGTTCATGGTTGGTGGAAATTTCGATACGTGCCGTACCATCATCTAATGTCACCATCATCCGGTTCGGGAAGTTAGCGACATCGACTACCAGACCGGCAAACACAGTCGTTACACCACGACGGGTTGGGGTTAATTCATTGATCTGACAAGGTACAAAAGCTTTTAGTTCATTACGATATACATCAATTGGGTGACCAGTCAGGTATAGACCTAAGGTATCTTTTTCACCTTTGAGCCGCACTTCATCTGACCAAGGTTTCACCGGTTTGGCAGGTTTACGTTGGACTTCTTCAACTTCCCCGAACAGATCCATGATCCCGGTTTCACGGTTCTGACGCGCCTGATCCGCAGCTTGTACCGCTTCAGGCAATTGTGCCATTAGGTCAGCACGTTCAATGCCTAGACAATCTAGTGCACCCGCACGGATCAAGGCTTCGAGCGTACGTTTGTTGATTTTCTTCAGGTCAATACGGTGACAGAAGTCAAACAGGTCTTTATATGGACCTTCTTTCTGACGTGATTCAATCACGGACTGCATTGCCGCTTCACCGACGCCTTTAATCGCACCTAAACCATACACAATAGTTTTTGGATCACTGGCATGGAACTGGTAAATCGACATATTCACCGATGGTGGTAATACTTCCAGTCCGTTATGACGGCAATCATCAATCAGGAACACCACGTTATCAGTGTTCTGCATTTCCGAGGTCATCACCGCTGACATGAATTCAGCAGGATAATGCGCTTTCAACCAAGCTGTTTGATAGGCGACAAGTGCATAGGCTGCAGCATGCGATTTGTTAAAGCCATAGCCTGCGAATTTTTCCATATAGTCGAAGATATGGTTCGCCGTTGCTTCATCGATATCTTTTTTCGCAGCACCTTCAATGAAGATCTTACGCTGCTTGACCATTTCTTCAGGTTTTTTCTTACCCATCGCACGACGAAGTAAGTCCGCACCACCCAAGCTATAGCCGGCACAGAACTGTGCCGACTGCATTACCTGTTCTTGGTATACCATGATCCCGTAAGTCGGCTCTAATACCTTTTCCAGTAATGGATGCAGGTATTCAAACTCGCCACCATGCATACGATGGATAAAGTCAGGAATCAGATCCATTGGACCCGGACGATATAACGATACGAAGGCGATAATTTCTTCGAACTTGCTAGGACGTGCTTCCTTCAACATCTTTTTCATGCCGACGGATTCAAACTGGAATACCGCGGTGGTATTCGCCGTCGCGAAGATGTTATAGGCTGGCTTGTCATCCAGCGGAATATAGGAAATATTCACCGGTTCGGTCACGTCTGGGCGTGCATTGATGTGCTTGATGGCATCTTCAATCACGGTCAGGTTACGTAGACCCAAGAAGTCGAATTTCACTAGACCGGCAGCTTCGACATCATCCTTATCGAATTGAGCAACACGTGCAGTACCATCCGCATCACACATCACGGCTGAATAGTCGGTCAGCTTGGTCGGTGCAATCACTACACCACCGGCGTGTTTACCGGTGTTACGGGTAATGCCTTCAAGCTTAAGTGCCATTTCCCAGATTTCAGAAGCATCGTCATAATCTGGATTTGATGGATTGGTGACGATATCTTTGAGCTGTGGTTCCGCTTCTAGAGATTCTTCCAAACTTAAACCCAGAGGCTTGGTTGGAATCAGTTTAGAAATACGATCGGCCAGACCATACGATTTACCCAATACACGTGCCACGTCACGAATCGCACCTTTGGCCGCCATGGTACCGAAAGTCGCAATCTGCGATACCGCATCACGGCCATAAGTCCGTGCCACATAGTCGATCACGCGGTCACGACCAGCGATACAGAAATCGACGTCAAAGTCGGGCATCGAAACACGTTCCGGGTTCAAGAAACGTTCGAACAGCAGGTCATAGCGCAGAGGATCAAGATCGGTAATTTTCAAACTATAGGCTACGAGGGAACCCGCACCTGAACCACGGCCCGGACCTACCGGTACGCCATTTCCTTTGGACCATTGAATGAAGTCCATGACGATCAAGAAGTACCCTGGGAAGCCCATATCCAGAATAATTTTGATTTCAAACGCCAGACGTTCATCATAAGGCTGACGGATTAAAGGCCAGTCTTCTTCACGTTTTTCTGGTGGATACAGGAAATTCAGGCGTTCTTCTAAACCTTCTTCACATAAATGTGCGAAGTAGGTGTCAATAGTATGGCCTTCAGGAATTGGGTAATCTGGTAAGTCGTTGAAACCTAAACGTAGGGTGACATTACAACGTCTTGCGATATGGAAGGTGTTTTCAATCGCGGTTGGAATATCGCTAAACAGTTCCGCCATTTCTGTTGAGCTTTTAAAATATTGCTCAGGGCTATAGGTTTTAGGACGGCGATTATCACCAAGCACATAACCATCTGCGATACAGACACGCGCTTCATGTGCTTCAAAGTCTTCGCGTGCAATAAAATGCACATCATTATGTGCAACTACACCAATATTATATTTCTTTGCGAGCTTTACCGCTTCTTCAATGAAAGTATCTTCATTAGCACGGCCAGTGCGGGTGAGGGCGAGATAAACACGATTTCCAAATTTCTCTACCCATTCTTGCAGTAGCGGTTCAGCTTTATCGGGATTTGAAGTAATCAGCATTTTGCCGACATCGGACTGCATACCGAGCAATACGATCATGTCATCGTGCTGATTCAAGATCCAATCTTTTTGTACGCAAGGAATATCCAGTTGCTGGCCGCTGATATAACCTTCAGACACCAGTTCGGTCAGGTTGCGCCAGCCTTTGTTGGTCATGGAAAGCAGGGTAACCCGATGCTCAGCATCATTCAGACGAATTTCAGAGCCAAGAATCGGTTTGATGCCTTTATCCAAACATTTTTTATAGAATTTAACAGCAGCATGTAGATTGGATAAGTCAGTCAGCGCGAGTGCTGGCATCTCGTCATTCGCAGCAGCTTTGACCAAGTCAGGTATACGTACGATGGATTCAGTAATCGAAAATTCTGTATGAATACCAAGATGAACAAAGTGCATAAATGAGTCCCTGCAAAAACCACTCGATAGTTTAGCACGGGATTTATTGTTTCAGTTTGAAATTGAGGGGAAATGCTGAACTTTTAGATTGTGAATTAGAATTGACTTAAAGTCATGTTTATCATTTTATCGGAATAGAACTACGTATCCAAATTGAATTTGTATGAGGCGACATGGATGTCGCCGTTGGCTTGTGATACAGGGACGTATCATCAAGCTAACAGAAGATTTTTGTTACCTTGCATAGCAGTGCTATTCATCTTTCAAAAGTAAAAGAAGAATTTCAAGTGTCAGTAAGTTTATTCATAAAGTTATTTGAAAATTAGAATTTCATTATTTTTACTTTAATTTAAATTTTGAGTAGGGTCTGTTGACACTTACTGTTCATAATTAACCCTATAACGGTAGCCATAAAAATATACAGGCTAAGGCAACAGAACTTTGATAATTTCTTTTGAGCTTGTCATATCGAGTAGCTATTCCTCTAAATTGCTTTAATCTACAAAACATATTTTCAACTAAATGCCTGATTTTATATAAATACCAGTCCATATGGTCATTGTTCGATTGGCTATTCGTTTTCTTTGGTATATTCGCTTTAGTCCCTGTTTTCCTGATCTGTTCACGCAGTGGTTCTGAATCATAGCCTTTATCTGCACATACCACTTTTGTCTCTTTTAAATCTAATGTTGATATTAAATCAGGTGCAACTTTAACATCATGTGTGGTTCCATCGGTAATCATGAAATCAATAGGATTGCCATGTGCATCAACAATCAAATGTATTTTTGAGGAGTTTCCTCCTGCACTTTTAGAAATAGATTGATTCGCTATGCCGGCAGAATGTTGATGAGCACGTACATGAGAGCCATCAATAAAAATCCACTCCATATCGGGGCATGAGGCTAGTAATTTGAATAATCTAAGTAACTTACCGCTGCTTGACCAACGATTAAAACGTTTGAAAATAGAGTTTGAATGACCAAAACAAGAAGGAATATCTCGCCACGGACAACCTGTCCTAATTCTATAGAGAATAGCTTCAATAAAATTGCGTAAATTTGAGTTGTGGTGAATGGATAAATTACGCAGAATAACTTTCAACTTTTGCCAGTGTTGATCTGTCAGCATGGTACGAGTCATAGCGAATAGTAAAATTGGGTTTGGCGATTTGATTTTACTACTTCGCTATTTTTTTTAAGCTAAAAGTGTCAACACACCCTAGTTATGCCTTACTTTTGACGGGCCAAAAGTAACAAAACCCCTCGTTGATCTGATGGCACTTCCTGAGCAAGCTTTAAGCATTGCTTTAAAGCTTGTGTAAGACAGATCAACGGCAGCATCCATGCTGCTAAGCCATGTATCAAATGTTCGCTTCGATGTTTAAGATGCAGATATTTTTATGGGTAGAAAATAAAACCCTCAAAAAGAGGGCTTTATTTACTTAGGAATTTAGCTTAACGAAGTCGCGATAACCAGTCGCCAACACTTTGTACAATCTGCACCAGAATCAATAAGACAATCACGGTCATGATCACCACAGATGTATCAAAACGCTGATAACCATAAGAGATCGCTAAGTCACCAATACCACCAGCACCAACGGCACCCGCCATTGCGGTTGCACCAATCAGGCTAATGGTTGCTGTGGTCAGGTTCAGAATCAGTGAGCTACGTGCTTCTGGCAGAATAAACTTAAAGATAATCTGCATTGGTGTTGCACCCATGGCTTGTGCAGATTCGATAATCCCCTCATTCACTTCTAGCAGAGAAGTCTCGACTAGACGACCAATATAAGGACCGACATAAATAGTCAGAGGCACAATCGCTGCCCAAGTACCAATTGATGTTCCGACCAAAAACTTGGTTAGTGGAATCACTGCAATCAGCAGAATAATAAAGGGTAGGGAACGTAGTGCATTCACAATCGGGTTTAGAGCATGATAAATCACACGGTTTGGCAGAATCCCGTTTGGGCGAGTGACAAGTAAAATGATCGCCTGAATAAAGCCCCAGATACAGCCAAACAGCATTGCGAAGAACACCATGTGAAAGGTTTCTTGCAGTGCAGTAACAAACTGATCCATCGATAGTGAACTTTTCCAGAATGGCGCAGTAATAGTGGTCAACCACTGTACAATTAAGTCTCTCATTCTTGTACTCCTGCTTGATCTACTTGTACGCCGTTATCTCTCAGATATTGCATCGCTGCTGTGATTTGCGCTGGATCGCCTAAGAGCTGAATAAACATCTGGCCAATCACCGACCCATTAATTTCTGTCATATTGGCAAACAGGATATTCAAGCTGATATCAAACTGTTTGATCACACCCTGAATCACGGTTTCCTGCGCTGAGCTGCCCAGGAATTTTAAACAATAAATACTGTGATGATTCTGATTTTCCAGATTCGCCAGAATATTTACTGGCAAGTTCTGCTGGAGTACAGTTTGAATGAAGTTTTTCGTCGTTGGATGCTGAGGTTGACTAAAGATCTGCAGGGTAGAACCGGTTTCAATCACATCACCTTTTTCCATCACGGCCACATAATCGCACACGGTTTCGATCACATCCATTTCATGGGTGACCATGACAATGGTAATGCCTTGTTCCTGATTAATGCGTTTCAGCAATTGCAGTACGGATTTAGTCGTTTGCGGATCTAGAGCAGAAGTTGCTTCATCACACAGCAGAATTTTCGGATGATTCGCGAGGGCACGCGCAATACCGACACGCTGCTTTTGACCGCCTGATAACTCGTCCGGAAAAGCATGACGCTTATGTTTCAGGTCAATAAAATCCAGCAGTTCTTCGAGACGTTTTTCCCGTTCAGCTTTACTCCAGCCAAGCAACTTCATTGGCATTTCGATATTGGCAGCCACTGTTTTAGTCTGCATTAAGTTAAAATGCTGGAAAATCATGCCGATCTGGGTACGTTCCTGACGCAATGATTTGGCATCCAAAGCAGTAAAGTCCGTGCCATTGATAATCACCTGACCAGAAGTAGGGCGTTCAAGCAGATTAATTAGGCGGATCAGGGTACTTTTACCGGCACCACTATAGCCAATAATGCCAAAGATACTGCCGGTTGGAATCTGTAAATTAATCCGATTCAAGGCACGTAAGGTTTGACCCTTGAGCTCATACTGTTTGGAGATGTCTTTAAATTCAATCATAGTGTCAAATACTGCATCAAGAATAAAAAAACAGGCAAGAAATCTTGCCTGTTCTGAATATTGATTATTGTATTACTTTTCTTCGGTTAAATAAGTCACTGGTTTATTTACAGCAACTTTAGTACCACCGAAGTGTTCATCAACATAGGCTTTCACAGCAGGAGTATGATACAACTGGCCAACTTTTTGAAGTACAGGATCATTTTGACGGTCAGCAGCGACAGCTAAAATGTTAACATTCATTTTAGTACTTTGATCAATCGCTTCGTAATAGATCGCATCTTTCAATACGTTCAGACCACCTTCCATTGCCAAAGTATTACCTAGAACAATCGCATCTACTTCATCTTTCACACGGACTGCAGTCGCCATTTGAATTGGCTTGATGACAATCTGTTTCGCATTTTCAGTGATGTCAGCAGGCGTACCTTTTACCAGGTCAAAGTTTGGTTTAAGTTTTACCAGACCCGCAGATTGTAAAAGTAACAATGCACGTGATTCATTCGCGCCATCGTTAGGAATAGCAATTGTCGCACCTTGCTTAAACTCTTCAACTTTTTTCACTTTGCTTGAGTAAATCCCCATTGGCTCAAGATAAGTCGTAGAAAGTGGAGCGATCTTTTGAGTATTGGCGTCGTTATAAGCCACCATATAGGCATAAGACTGGAATGCGTTAACATCAATTTCTTTGTTGGCAACCGCAGTGTTCATCGCAACATAATCAGTGAAGTTTTTCACATCAAGTTTGATGCCGGCTTGTTTAGTTTCAGGCAAAGTTGAAATGTAGCGCCATACGTCAGCATCTGAACCAGTGGATGCCATAGTAACTGTTTGAAGTTCACCTGAGTCTTTGTTTTGTGCTGCGTCCGTTGCAGGCGCTTCTTGTTTTCCGCATGCAGTTAGTGTCAATACAGATGCACTGAGTAAAACGCCAAGTAGCTTTTTCATAAAGATGTCCTAATTCTCGTGTTGCCTAAAGTATATGCATTTTAAGGTCATGTTAAAGTGGAGTTTTATTACACTTTCATCTGACCCTGGATCGATGTCGCATGTGGCTCCGGCAGGG from the Acinetobacter sp. YWS30-1 genome contains:
- a CDS encoding ABUW_2363 family tetratricopeptide repeat lipoprotein, giving the protein MTLKPLAIACLAFTMTACSMAPTSSKQEQKPADQVVFVEPELTPPFYALNPFNYNEPPPFEVHLQKAAAQPVTKMVVTDPKDPSKQLTLDVNKLIIPMVDSNTRSMRYAALANENEIDITEIDDFLQMVEGKARHYPPRFSDRQERRGFEAKLREVSQQLDTLASRPNASFDVLMRAFKASVMARNLDLGSIYTTKSMTYAQRILRINQDDAEANFWFGFGLSEGGGHREAIQYLDKAMQAGVQEAYLSAANNYIAMENKKNAVQVLNNYKIKYPQEAEVADRLIQEIEKQGRWNVWQVMQTAAPAPTTPAPTPAQ
- a CDS encoding methionine ABC transporter permease, producing the protein MRDLIVQWLTTITAPFWKSSLSMDQFVTALQETFHMVFFAMLFGCIWGFIQAIILLVTRPNGILPNRVIYHALNPIVNALRSLPFIILLIAVIPLTKFLVGTSIGTWAAIVPLTIYVGPYIGRLVETSLLEVNEGIIESAQAMGATPMQIIFKFILPEARSSLILNLTTATISLIGATAMAGAVGAGGIGDLAISYGYQRFDTSVVIMTVIVLLILVQIVQSVGDWLSRLR
- a CDS encoding RNA methyltransferase, which translates into the protein MSQIDNAAVSAHLSHVRIVMVNTTLPANIGSALRAMKTMGLCKLVLVAPKTYPHPDIDALAAGATDLIEQIEIVETLEEAIKDCQIVFGTSARSRTIPWPLLDVRPAAEKALSAVVQEKQEIAILFGREDRGLTNEELAMANYHLTIPVNTDYGVLNVAQAIQVICYELRMAALDQVEHPRDPKATMQVIDGIEMEWDEPLVTHEQMEQFYPHLEKMLAEIEFMDPKNPRLLPLRLRRLFGRIQLDRMEYHLLRGIFTRVQALNNGTWKKSSHTSQQDEDQN
- a CDS encoding IS5-like element ISAba31 family transposase, which produces MTRTMLTDQHWQKLKVILRNLSIHHNSNLRNFIEAILYRIRTGCPWRDIPSCFGHSNSIFKRFNRWSSSGKLLRLFKLLASCPDMEWIFIDGSHVRAHQHSAGIANQSISKSAGGNSSKIHLIVDAHGNPIDFMITDGTTHDVKVAPDLISTLDLKETKVVCADKGYDSEPLREQIRKTGTKANIPKKTNSQSNNDHMDWYLYKIRHLVENMFCRLKQFRGIATRYDKLKRNYQSSVALACIFLWLPL
- the dnaE gene encoding DNA polymerase III subunit alpha codes for the protein MHFVHLGIHTEFSITESIVRIPDLVKAAANDEMPALALTDLSNLHAAVKFYKKCLDKGIKPILGSEIRLNDAEHRVTLLSMTNKGWRNLTELVSEGYISGQQLDIPCVQKDWILNQHDDMIVLLGMQSDVGKMLITSNPDKAEPLLQEWVEKFGNRVYLALTRTGRANEDTFIEEAVKLAKKYNIGVVAHNDVHFIAREDFEAHEARVCIADGYVLGDNRRPKTYSPEQYFKSSTEMAELFSDIPTAIENTFHIARRCNVTLRLGFNDLPDYPIPEGHTIDTYFAHLCEEGLEERLNFLYPPEKREEDWPLIRQPYDERLAFEIKIILDMGFPGYFLIVMDFIQWSKGNGVPVGPGRGSGAGSLVAYSLKITDLDPLRYDLLFERFLNPERVSMPDFDVDFCIAGRDRVIDYVARTYGRDAVSQIATFGTMAAKGAIRDVARVLGKSYGLADRISKLIPTKPLGLSLEESLEAEPQLKDIVTNPSNPDYDDASEIWEMALKLEGITRNTGKHAGGVVIAPTKLTDYSAVMCDADGTARVAQFDKDDVEAAGLVKFDFLGLRNLTVIEDAIKHINARPDVTEPVNISYIPLDDKPAYNIFATANTTAVFQFESVGMKKMLKEARPSKFEEIIAFVSLYRPGPMDLIPDFIHRMHGGEFEYLHPLLEKVLEPTYGIMVYQEQVMQSAQFCAGYSLGGADLLRRAMGKKKPEEMVKQRKIFIEGAAKKDIDEATANHIFDYMEKFAGYGFNKSHAAAYALVAYQTAWLKAHYPAEFMSAVMTSEMQNTDNVVFLIDDCRHNGLEVLPPSVNMSIYQFHASDPKTIVYGLGAIKGVGEAAMQSVIESRQKEGPYKDLFDFCHRIDLKKINKRTLEALIRAGALDCLGIERADLMAQLPEAVQAADQARQNRETGIMDLFGEVEEVQRKPAKPVKPWSDEVRLKGEKDTLGLYLTGHPIDVYRNELKAFVPCQINELTPTRRGVTTVFAGLVVDVANFPNRMMVTLDDGTARIEISTNHERFQRFKDIVQVDKVVVIEGEIYEREGFDRPLGRLTKAFSLNEIRQKRANSIKITLQAEHYSKTLSRDLQQILVPYTNVDMSTHIPVILYLDYGYATAELHLGLSWKVAPLDDLLAKLRDYFGKTALYIEYQVKSKAARAVSYEQAKPVEVPPPPADMSMDDALAQYEAESQPQYS
- a CDS encoding MetQ/NlpA family ABC transporter substrate-binding protein gives rise to the protein MKKLLGVLLSASVLTLTACGKQEAPATDAAQNKDSGELQTVTMASTGSDADVWRYISTLPETKQAGIKLDVKNFTDYVAMNTAVANKEIDVNAFQSYAYMVAYNDANTQKIAPLSTTYLEPMGIYSSKVKKVEEFKQGATIAIPNDGANESRALLLLQSAGLVKLKPNFDLVKGTPADITENAKQIVIKPIQMATAVRVKDEVDAIVLGNTLAMEGGLNVLKDAIYYEAIDQSTKMNVNILAVAADRQNDPVLQKVGQLYHTPAVKAYVDEHFGGTKVAVNKPVTYLTEEK
- the cysE gene encoding serine O-acetyltransferase — protein: MLKQLKEDIQAVFARDPAARNTLEVLTTYPGIHALIMHRMAHELWKKDCKGTARVLSSFSRFATGIEIHPGAKIGKRFFIDHGMGVVIGETAEIGDDVTLYHGVTLGGTTWNKGKRHPTLEDGVVVGAGAKILGPFTVGKNAKVGSNAVVTKAVPPNTTAVGNPARFITKDQPKEDAEARRRDYAESIGFQPYATTQDQTDPILEGMRVLLDRIQQNEKRMNTLCNRLSLLDPTFKKNQLNEQPFSKEELKILEDARRECEAQTSQSKA
- a CDS encoding methionine ABC transporter ATP-binding protein; this encodes MIEFKDISKQYELKGQTLRALNRINLQIPTGSIFGIIGYSGAGKSTLIRLINLLERPTSGQVIINGTDFTALDAKSLRQERTQIGMIFQHFNLMQTKTVAANIEMPMKLLGWSKAEREKRLEELLDFIDLKHKRHAFPDELSGGQKQRVGIARALANHPKILLCDEATSALDPQTTKSVLQLLKRINQEQGITIVMVTHEMDVIETVCDYVAVMEKGDVIETGSTLQIFSQPQHPTTKNFIQTVLQQNLPVNILANLENQNHHSIYCLKFLGSSAQETVIQGVIKQFDISLNILFANMTEINGSVIGQMFIQLLGDPAQITAAMQYLRDNGVQVDQAGVQE